In Nicotiana tabacum cultivar K326 chromosome 19, ASM71507v2, whole genome shotgun sequence, one DNA window encodes the following:
- the LOC142173508 gene encoding uncharacterized protein LOC142173508 codes for MEDIFKVKQGDTESPREFVDRFQRERILLPRVPDNWAAMAFASNLNEKSLEPTRTLKERLREFPSTTWNDVYNKYSTKLRIEEDIVAQSRVEEKTGSRRSKSEKRYDKNRYEPYMGPSGREARSKFENVQADHRFANRDSGSPLSKFSKDRGEHNRDAKTNARIGDYNFNVSTSELVDVLRSMGDKVRWPKKMRSNPNRRNPDFWCEFHNDHGHKTSDCRLLQCEVEHLLKQGYLTELFSEKGKQAYMKNRQEPPKPPSPKRTVNVINDGEEVNGVSYTAARKTTKFTITYGK; via the coding sequence ATGGAGGATATATTCAAAGTAAAGCAAGGAGATACAGAATCGCCTCGAGAATTCGTAGacagattccaacgtgaaagaatatTGCTACCAAGAGTACCCGACAATTGGGCAGCCATGGCATTTGCAAGCAATTTAAACGAGAAAAGTTTAGAACCTACGAGGACGCTTAAAGAGAGACTACGAGAATTCCCTTCCACGACATGGAATGATGTCTATAATAAGTACAGCACCAAATTACGAATCGAAGAAGATATCGTAGCTCAGTCAAGGGTTGAAGAAAAAACAGGTTCGAGGCGGTCGAAATCTGAGAAGAGGTACGATAAGAATAGGTACGAGCCTTATATGGGACCTTCGGGGCGAGAAGCTCGTTCCAAATTCGAAAACGTGCAGGCTGATCACAGGTTCGCAAATAGAGATTCAGGTTCGCCATTGTCGAAATTCAGCAAAGATCGAGGTGAACACAATAGAGATGCTAAAACAAACGCAAGGATTGGGGACTACAATTTCAACGTAAGTACCTCCGAGTTGGTCgatgttttaagaagcatgggggATAAGGTACGATGGCCTAAAAAGATGAGATCAAATCCAAATAGAAGAAACCCAGACTTTTGGTGCGAGTTCCATAATGACCACGGCCATAAAACATCAGACTGCAGATTATTACAATGTGAGGTGGAACATTTATTGAAGCAGGGCTATCTGACGGAATTGTTCAGCGAGAAAGGCAAACAAGCTTacatgaaaaataggcaagaacCCCCAAAACCTCCATCTCCAAAGAGAACAGTAAATGTGATAAACGACGGAGAAGAAGTCAACGGCGTTTCCTATACAGCTGCGAGAAAAACAACAAAGTTCACAATAACTTACGGGAAGTGA
- the LOC107788139 gene encoding uncharacterized protein LOC107788139 isoform X1: protein MGFKKVYKALQEIFPEVDSRILRAVAIEHCKDPDTAVEVVLSEIIPCLSERNKLPSASSGETGVAVKSSEAAVDANGAPQTDAASLHNLKDSDELQNGLSFYDASCGHHQTLEDIDGESLQYYHDAVGGDRAVLEGSGSGTAVSREKCAKTNVKVNADESCKVISVMSNAEDSPRYDVYEKCGPSLIENEERGQSASLEANPFKVKDDGTELAYNQLYQPTECVVSHSTLEVTDNSPSDDSTALMHKKIVSSVDNLDMKDPESQLASLNAQNSTLSGSESSIELVVAPDACDYELEKELNDAVNVTFNNDLAGEMLVDEVESMPNPVVTASGQICSVDLLEDMITEAKSNKKTLFSAVESVICLMREVELQEEAAEQAKQEAAKGGLDMLQRVEDLKEMLQHAKEANNMHAGEVYGEKAILATEVKELQSRLLGLADERDKSLTVLDEMHQTLEVRKAAAEKVMKAAEQERLDKEGVARKALTDQEIIMEKVVQESNILKQEAEENAKLRDFLVDRGRVVDMLQGEISVICQDVRLLKEKFDDRIPLSKSLCSNQTSCILASSSSSLKSMVPDQVADPADLLDAPEKMDTASYHEDHTASEDVKSVIHDKDLLDDEWEICDNRELCM, encoded by the exons ATGGGATTTAAGAAAGTTTATAAGGCATTGCAGGAGATTTTTCCAGAG GTTGATTCTCGAATTCTTAGAGCTGTTGCTATTGAGCATTGTAAGGATCCCGATACAGCCGTCGAGGTAGTCCTCAGTGAAATTATCCCCTgtttgtctgaaagaaataagcTTCCGTCAGCTTCTTCTGGAGAGACTGGAGTTGCTGTTAAATCATCTGAAG ctgcagtagatgctaatggagcTCCACAGACCGATGCTGCTTCTCTTCACAACCTAAAGGATTCAGATGAACTGCAAAATGGCTTGTCATTCTATGATGCTAGCTGTGGACATCATCAAACACTTGAAGATATTGATGGTGAATCCCTCCAGTATTATCATGATGCTGTTGGTGGAGATCGTGCAGTGCTTGAAGGCAGTGGAAGTGGTACAGCGGTCTCCAGGGAGAAGTGCGCTAAAACCAATGTCAAAGTTAATGCTGACGAGTCATGCAAAGTTATATCTGTCATGTCAAATGCTGAAGATAGTCCTAGATATGATGTTTATGAGAAGTGTGGACCCTCCCTCATCGAAAATGAGGAACGTGGTCAGTCTGCAAGTCTTGAAGCAAATCCTTTCAAAGTAAAAGATGATGGAACTGAACTTGCATACAATCAGCTTTATCAGCCTACGGAATGTGTTGTTTCGCATAGTACCCTTGAAGTGACGGACAACTCACCTTCTGATGATTCTACTGCACTTATGCACAAAAAAATAGTATCTTCAGTAGACAATCTGGATATGAAAGATCCTGAGAGTCAGCTTGCTTCCTTGAATGCTCAAAATTCTACCTTGAGTGGTTCTGAAAGTAGTATAGAGTTGGTGGTTGCACCAGATGCGTGTGACTATGAGCTAGAGAAAGAACTTAATGATGCCGTCAATGTTACATTTAATAATGATTTGGCTGGTGAAATGCTTGTAGATGAAGTTGAGTCTATGCCAAATCCTGTGGTCACTGCATCTGGTCAAATCTGTAGCGTTGACCTTCTTGAGGATATGATCACGGAAGCCAAAAGTAACAAG AAAACATTGTTTTCGGCTGTGGAGTCTGTTATCTGCTTGATGAGAGAAGTTGAACTGCAAGAAGAAGCTGCAGAGCAGGCGAAACAGGAAGCTGCTAAGGGAGGACTGGATATGCTTCAGAGGGTTGAAGATCTGAAAGAAATGCTACAACATGCGAAGGAAGCTAACAATATG CATGCTGGTGAAGTATATGGCGAGAAAGCCATCTTAGCTACTGAAGTTAAAGAGCTTCAATCTCGGCTTCTCGGCTTGGCAGATGAAAGGGATAAATCTCTTACAGTTCTTGATGAG aTGCATCAGACACTTGAGGTGCGAAAGGCTGCAGCTGAGAAAGTAATGAAAGCTGCTGAGCAAGAAAGACTAGACAAGGAAGGGGTCGCACGCAAAGCACTTACTGACCAGGAAATCATTATGGAAAAAGTTGTGCAAGAGTCAAATATTCTGAAGCAAGAGGCAGAAGAAAATGCTAAG TTGAGGGATTTCCTGGTGGACCGCGGGCGTGTTGTAGATATGTTGCA AGGCGAAATCTCTGTTATATGCCAAGATGTGAGGTTGTTGAAAGAGAAGTTTGATGATCGTATTCCTCTAAGCAAGTCTTTATGTTCCAACCAAACTAGCTGCATCTTAGCCTCATCTAGTTCATCTTTGAAGAGTATGGTTCCAGATCAGGTGGCTGACCCTGCAGATTTGTTGGATGCTCCAGAAAAGATGGATACAGCTTCCTATCATGAGGATCACACGGCATCTGAAGATGTAAAGTCGGTGATCCATGACAAGGATCTTCTAGATGATGAATGGGAAATCTGTGACAACCGCGAGTTATGTATGTGA
- the LOC107788139 gene encoding uncharacterized protein LOC107788139 isoform X2, protein MGFKKVYKALQEIFPEVDSRILRAVAIEHCKDPDTAVEVVLSEIIPCLSERNKLPSASSGETGVAVKSSEVDANGAPQTDAASLHNLKDSDELQNGLSFYDASCGHHQTLEDIDGESLQYYHDAVGGDRAVLEGSGSGTAVSREKCAKTNVKVNADESCKVISVMSNAEDSPRYDVYEKCGPSLIENEERGQSASLEANPFKVKDDGTELAYNQLYQPTECVVSHSTLEVTDNSPSDDSTALMHKKIVSSVDNLDMKDPESQLASLNAQNSTLSGSESSIELVVAPDACDYELEKELNDAVNVTFNNDLAGEMLVDEVESMPNPVVTASGQICSVDLLEDMITEAKSNKKTLFSAVESVICLMREVELQEEAAEQAKQEAAKGGLDMLQRVEDLKEMLQHAKEANNMHAGEVYGEKAILATEVKELQSRLLGLADERDKSLTVLDEMHQTLEVRKAAAEKVMKAAEQERLDKEGVARKALTDQEIIMEKVVQESNILKQEAEENAKLRDFLVDRGRVVDMLQGEISVICQDVRLLKEKFDDRIPLSKSLCSNQTSCILASSSSSLKSMVPDQVADPADLLDAPEKMDTASYHEDHTASEDVKSVIHDKDLLDDEWEICDNRELCM, encoded by the exons ATGGGATTTAAGAAAGTTTATAAGGCATTGCAGGAGATTTTTCCAGAG GTTGATTCTCGAATTCTTAGAGCTGTTGCTATTGAGCATTGTAAGGATCCCGATACAGCCGTCGAGGTAGTCCTCAGTGAAATTATCCCCTgtttgtctgaaagaaataagcTTCCGTCAGCTTCTTCTGGAGAGACTGGAGTTGCTGTTAAATCATCTGAAG tagatgctaatggagcTCCACAGACCGATGCTGCTTCTCTTCACAACCTAAAGGATTCAGATGAACTGCAAAATGGCTTGTCATTCTATGATGCTAGCTGTGGACATCATCAAACACTTGAAGATATTGATGGTGAATCCCTCCAGTATTATCATGATGCTGTTGGTGGAGATCGTGCAGTGCTTGAAGGCAGTGGAAGTGGTACAGCGGTCTCCAGGGAGAAGTGCGCTAAAACCAATGTCAAAGTTAATGCTGACGAGTCATGCAAAGTTATATCTGTCATGTCAAATGCTGAAGATAGTCCTAGATATGATGTTTATGAGAAGTGTGGACCCTCCCTCATCGAAAATGAGGAACGTGGTCAGTCTGCAAGTCTTGAAGCAAATCCTTTCAAAGTAAAAGATGATGGAACTGAACTTGCATACAATCAGCTTTATCAGCCTACGGAATGTGTTGTTTCGCATAGTACCCTTGAAGTGACGGACAACTCACCTTCTGATGATTCTACTGCACTTATGCACAAAAAAATAGTATCTTCAGTAGACAATCTGGATATGAAAGATCCTGAGAGTCAGCTTGCTTCCTTGAATGCTCAAAATTCTACCTTGAGTGGTTCTGAAAGTAGTATAGAGTTGGTGGTTGCACCAGATGCGTGTGACTATGAGCTAGAGAAAGAACTTAATGATGCCGTCAATGTTACATTTAATAATGATTTGGCTGGTGAAATGCTTGTAGATGAAGTTGAGTCTATGCCAAATCCTGTGGTCACTGCATCTGGTCAAATCTGTAGCGTTGACCTTCTTGAGGATATGATCACGGAAGCCAAAAGTAACAAG AAAACATTGTTTTCGGCTGTGGAGTCTGTTATCTGCTTGATGAGAGAAGTTGAACTGCAAGAAGAAGCTGCAGAGCAGGCGAAACAGGAAGCTGCTAAGGGAGGACTGGATATGCTTCAGAGGGTTGAAGATCTGAAAGAAATGCTACAACATGCGAAGGAAGCTAACAATATG CATGCTGGTGAAGTATATGGCGAGAAAGCCATCTTAGCTACTGAAGTTAAAGAGCTTCAATCTCGGCTTCTCGGCTTGGCAGATGAAAGGGATAAATCTCTTACAGTTCTTGATGAG aTGCATCAGACACTTGAGGTGCGAAAGGCTGCAGCTGAGAAAGTAATGAAAGCTGCTGAGCAAGAAAGACTAGACAAGGAAGGGGTCGCACGCAAAGCACTTACTGACCAGGAAATCATTATGGAAAAAGTTGTGCAAGAGTCAAATATTCTGAAGCAAGAGGCAGAAGAAAATGCTAAG TTGAGGGATTTCCTGGTGGACCGCGGGCGTGTTGTAGATATGTTGCA AGGCGAAATCTCTGTTATATGCCAAGATGTGAGGTTGTTGAAAGAGAAGTTTGATGATCGTATTCCTCTAAGCAAGTCTTTATGTTCCAACCAAACTAGCTGCATCTTAGCCTCATCTAGTTCATCTTTGAAGAGTATGGTTCCAGATCAGGTGGCTGACCCTGCAGATTTGTTGGATGCTCCAGAAAAGATGGATACAGCTTCCTATCATGAGGATCACACGGCATCTGAAGATGTAAAGTCGGTGATCCATGACAAGGATCTTCTAGATGATGAATGGGAAATCTGTGACAACCGCGAGTTATGTATGTGA